A stretch of Schistocerca nitens isolate TAMUIC-IGC-003100 chromosome 6, iqSchNite1.1, whole genome shotgun sequence DNA encodes these proteins:
- the LOC126262543 gene encoding allergen Tha p 1-like: MQKCTLALLLACLLAAAAAYTTKYDNIDLDDILHNDRLLKKYHECLLSDSDASCTPDGKELKAAIPDALTNECAKCNEKQKAGAEKVIRFLIKEKPDMWTPLENKYDPTGTYRQKYGEELKRVST, from the exons ATGCAGAAGTGCACTCTCGCTCTGTTGCTCGCTTGCCTGTTGGCGGCTGCCGCTGCGTACACCACCAAGTACGACAACATCGACCTGGACGACATCCTGCATAACGACCGCCTGCTCAAGAAGTACCACGAGTGCCTCCTCTCTGACAGCGACGCATCCTGTACCCCAGACGGAAAGGAGCTGAAGG CCGCCATTCCTGATGCACTAACGAACGAGTGCGCCAAGTGTAACGAGAAGCAGAAGGCTGGTGCCGAGAAGGTGATCAGGTTCCTCATCAAGGAGAAGCCCGACATGTGGACGCCGCTGGAGAACAAGTACGACCCCACCGGCACCTACAGGCAGAAGTACGGCGAAGAGCTCAAGAGGGTCTCCACCTAA
- the LOC126263728 gene encoding allergen Tha p 1-like isoform X1 has protein sequence MQKYTLLLVCLVAAAAAYTTKYDNIDLDDILHNDRLLKKYHECLLSDSDASCTPDGKELKAAVPDALTNECAKCNEKQKAGAEKVIRFLIKEKPDLWTPLESKYDPTGTYRQKYGEELKRVSA, from the exons ATGCAGAAATACACTCTGTTGCTGGTCTGCCTGGTGGCAGCTGCCGCTGCGTACACCACCAAGTATGACAACATCGACCTGGACGACATCCTGCATAACGACCGCCTGCTCAAGAAGTACCACGAGTGCCTCCTCTCTGACAGCGACGCCTCCTGCACCCCTGACGGGAAGGAGCTCAAGG CCGCCGTCCCTGATGCGCTGACCAACGAGTGCGCCAAGTGCAACGAGAAGCAGAAGGCTGGCGCCGAGAAAGTGATCAGGTTCCTTATCAAGGAGAAGCCCGACCTGTGGACGCCGCTGGAGAGCAAGTACGACCCCACCGGCACCTACAGGCAGAAGTACGGCGAGGAGCTCAAGAGGGTCTCCGCCTAG